One Salvia splendens isolate huo1 chromosome 22, SspV2, whole genome shotgun sequence DNA segment encodes these proteins:
- the LOC121786171 gene encoding carbon catabolite repressor protein 4 homolog 5 isoform X2, with protein sequence MNWEYRKKILCKEIRGYQPSILCLQEVDHFDDLNKILRKDGFRGLYKARSGDSHDGCAIFWKSDLFTLLDEENIEFQRFGLRHNVAQFCVLKMNQDLHKADDTSSASTSHSIVVGNIHVLYNPNRGDIKLGQMRMFLEKAYELSQKWGCIPVVVTGDLNSLPQSALYEYVASSKLHVQQHDRRQISGQLCSSGYTESRYLHNRIGRWTDEEKLLATGSRDNSLKHPLMLHSAYTGIPGSSKVRDKAGEPLTTSYHSAFSGTVDYIWHTSDLVPVKVLESLPTPSLKKTGGLPSKEWGSDHLAIACELAFANDSD encoded by the exons GAAGTGGACCACTTTGATGATTTGAATAAGATACTTCGAAAAGATGGCTTCAGAGGCCTGTACAAG GCTCGTTCTGGGGATTCACATGATGGCTGTGCTATATTTTGGAAATCCGATTT ATTTACACTGTTGGATGAAGAAAACATAGAGTTCCAGAGGTTTGGCCTTCGACACAATGTTGCTCAATTTTGTGTTTTGAAG ATGAACCAAGACCTGCACAAGGCTGATGATACTTCAAG TGCCTCCACCTCTCATAGTATAGTGGTTGGAAACATACATGTCCTCTACAACCCTAATCGAGGAGATATCAAACTTGGTCAG ATGCGGATGTTTCTTGAGAAAGCTTATGAATTATCACAAAAATGGGGATGTATACCAGTCGTTGTCACTGGGGACCTAAATAGTTTACCACAG AGTGCATTATATGAATATGTGGCATCATCTAAG TTGCATGTCCAGCAACATGACCGAAGACAAATATCTGGCCAGCTTTGTTCATCTGGGTACACAGAATCCCGTTACCTACATAACCGTATAGGaag ATGGACCGATGAAGAAAAACTGCTTGCTACTGGATCAAGAGACAATAGCCTGAAACATCCCTTAATGCTTCACAGTGCGTATACTGGGATCCCC GGAAGCTCAAAAGTCAGGGATAAAGCCGGGGAACCACTGACGACATCCTACCATAGTGCATTTAGTGGAACAGTTGATTACATATG GCATACATCAGACCTTGTCCCAGTAAAAGTTCTTGAATCTTTGCCTACACCCAGTTTAAAGAAAACAGGAGGTCTACCAAGTAAG gAATGGGGTAGTGATCATCTTGCAATTGCATGTGAGCTTGCCTTTGCTAATGACAGTGATTAG
- the LOC121786171 gene encoding carbon catabolite repressor protein 4 homolog 5 isoform X3 has product MASEACTRFTLLDEENIEFQRFGLRHNVAQFCVLKMNQDLHKADDTSSASTSHSIVVGNIHVLYNPNRGDIKLGQMRMFLEKAYELSQKWGCIPVVVTGDLNSLPQSALYEYVASSKLHVQQHDRRQISGQLCSSGYTESRYLHNRIGRWTDEEKLLATGSRDNSLKHPLMLHSAYTGIPGSSKVRDKAGEPLTTSYHSAFSGTVDYIWHTSDLVPVKVLESLPTPSLKKTGGLPSKEWGSDHLAIACELAFANDSD; this is encoded by the exons ATGGCTTCAGAGGCCTGTACAAG ATTTACACTGTTGGATGAAGAAAACATAGAGTTCCAGAGGTTTGGCCTTCGACACAATGTTGCTCAATTTTGTGTTTTGAAG ATGAACCAAGACCTGCACAAGGCTGATGATACTTCAAG TGCCTCCACCTCTCATAGTATAGTGGTTGGAAACATACATGTCCTCTACAACCCTAATCGAGGAGATATCAAACTTGGTCAG ATGCGGATGTTTCTTGAGAAAGCTTATGAATTATCACAAAAATGGGGATGTATACCAGTCGTTGTCACTGGGGACCTAAATAGTTTACCACAG AGTGCATTATATGAATATGTGGCATCATCTAAG TTGCATGTCCAGCAACATGACCGAAGACAAATATCTGGCCAGCTTTGTTCATCTGGGTACACAGAATCCCGTTACCTACATAACCGTATAGGaag ATGGACCGATGAAGAAAAACTGCTTGCTACTGGATCAAGAGACAATAGCCTGAAACATCCCTTAATGCTTCACAGTGCGTATACTGGGATCCCC GGAAGCTCAAAAGTCAGGGATAAAGCCGGGGAACCACTGACGACATCCTACCATAGTGCATTTAGTGGAACAGTTGATTACATATG GCATACATCAGACCTTGTCCCAGTAAAAGTTCTTGAATCTTTGCCTACACCCAGTTTAAAGAAAACAGGAGGTCTACCAAGTAAG gAATGGGGTAGTGATCATCTTGCAATTGCATGTGAGCTTGCCTTTGCTAATGACAGTGATTAG